From Streptomyces sp. NBC_00370, a single genomic window includes:
- a CDS encoding FG-GAP repeat domain-containing protein, with the protein MRNPGRLRPICALSDGRTLYADVDGDGVVDEVSDSQDRDGRTVVTFEGPGDKRVQHPVWAVATTARGRERTHTPPEVGFRAAFGDFDGDGRVDMAVTYSAPDTSDSPVDSASMLEVRWGPLGRDLRGRSRGSIRMSHGFYIDGLRAVGGAPQSAGADRASARLLVHQSTGDGVFETYRGQRRGHDLVVPDEPLPRWSEEFAEQKDGWADMGQCQAPPISTATGP; encoded by the coding sequence GTGCGCAACCCGGGCCGGTTACGGCCGATCTGCGCCTTGTCGGACGGGCGGACGCTGTATGCGGACGTGGATGGCGACGGCGTGGTGGACGAGGTGAGCGACAGTCAGGACCGGGACGGGCGCACGGTCGTGACGTTCGAGGGGCCTGGCGACAAGCGGGTCCAGCACCCCGTCTGGGCTGTCGCCACCACGGCGAGGGGGCGCGAGAGAACCCACACGCCGCCCGAGGTGGGATTCCGGGCGGCGTTCGGGGATTTCGACGGCGACGGCCGCGTGGACATGGCCGTCACGTACAGCGCACCCGACACGAGCGACTCTCCGGTCGACTCGGCGAGCATGCTCGAAGTGCGCTGGGGGCCGCTGGGCCGTGATCTCAGGGGCAGGAGCCGTGGTTCGATCCGGATGAGTCACGGTTTCTACATCGACGGTCTGCGTGCGGTGGGCGGCGCCCCGCAAAGCGCCGGCGCCGACCGGGCCTCCGCACGGTTGTTGGTTCACCAGTCGACGGGCGACGGCGTATTCGAGACGTACCGGGGACAGCGACGCGGTCATGATCTGGTGGTGCCGGACGAGCCGTTGCCCCGATGGTCAGAGGAGTTCGCTGAGCAGAAGGACGGGTGGGCCGACATGGGCCAGTGCCAGGCGCCACCCATCAGTACGGCCACCGGCCCCTGA